CATGGTCAAGGACGAGATTCAAACCGTGCTGAACCTGCAACCGCTGCTGGGCGCTCGCGTGATCGGCCAGGACCACGCGCTGGAAGCGATCGCCCAGCGCGTGCGGACCGCCAGCGCGAACCTCGAAGATCCGAACAAGCCGCGCGGCGTGTTCATGTTCGTCGGCCCATCGGGTGTCGGCAAGACGGAAACGGCGCTGGCGCTGGCCGACATCCTGTATGGCGGCGAACGCAAGATGGTCACGATCAACATGAGCGAGTATCAGGAGGCGCATAGCGTCTCTGGTCTCAAAGGCTCGCCGCCGGGTTACGTCGGGTATGGCGAAGGCGGTGTGCTAACCGAAGCGGTGCGTCGCAATCCCTATTCGGTGGTGCTTCTCGACGAAGTGGAAAAGGCCCACCCGGACGTGCTCGAAATGTTCTTCCAGGTGTTCGACAAAGGCACGATGGATGACGCGGAAGGCCGCGAGATCGACTTCCGCAATACTCTCATCATTCTCACCTCGAACGTCGGTTCGCAGGCGGTGATGCAGGCGTGTCTGAACAAGAGCGCGGAAGAACTGCCGGGCGCCGATGAACTCGCCGAGACGTTGCGCCCGCAACTGTACAAAGCGTTCAAGCCGGCTTTTCTCGGCCGCATGAAAGTGGTGCCGTACTATCCGATCTCCGATGACGTGCTCGTGGAGATCATCGAACTGAAGCTCGAGCGGATTCGCCGGCGCATCGAAGCGAATCACAAGGCGACCTTCGAGTGGGACGAGTCGCTGGTGGATGCCGTATTGGCGCGCTGTACCGAAGTCGATTCCGGCGCGCGCAATGTGGACCACATCCTGAACGGCACGTTGTTGCCCGAAGTGGCGCAGCAGGTGCTCGAGCGGATCGCGGACGGCACGTCGCTTGAGCGCATTGCGGTGCGGGCGAGCGAGGCCGGTGAATTCGAATATACGGTTGCCTGAAGCCTGCGCGCGCGTGTCGGTGTTGTCGCACTGGTCTTCCTGTTTTAACGCCTGAACCTAGGCACTTACGTTACGGCTTTCTGTCATGCTCATGCCCGCTAACATCACCACGCTGCTGGAACCGGTCAGCGAAACTTCGCCCTGCGGTGACGACCTGTTGTTCTCAGCCGATTTCGACGCGATCCAGAACGCGCGCCGCTTCGACGACCCCTCGCTCGATCAGGGCGAGTGGGTGACGGAGATCAAGGAAGCGAACTGGCCGTTTGTCGTCGAGCGCAGCACGAGCCTGCTGAAGACGCAGACCAAAGATTTACGGCTGGCGGTGTGGCTCACCGAGGGCCTGGCGCTCGAGGAAGGCATCACCGGCCTGACCGACGGCTACCGGCTGATTACGGGGTTGTCCGAGCGTTATTGGGATCACCTGCATCCGCTGCCCGAAGGGGACGATACCGAATACCGCCTCGGCAACGTGGCGTGGCTGGTGGGCCGCACGGCTGAGCTACTGCGCGCGATGCCGCTGACCGCGGCACCGGCGGATCTCTACAGCACGGTTGATTGGGAGGTGGCGACCCACGTCGCTCAGGCGGTCAAGCGCGATCCGGATCACGCTGACGATATCGCCCGGGGCAAACCGTCCGTCGAGCAGATCGAGGCATCGAAGCGGGCCACGCCGGTGCCGTTCTACGCCGGGCTGCTGGCCGATCTGGCGGCCTTTGAAGCGGCCATGCTGGCGCTCGAGCAGGAGCTGGACCGCCGCGCAGGCGATTCCGCGCCGAGCTTTCGTCAGGCGAAAGACGCGTATGAAGGGGTGTACCGGCTCGCCGAGCGCTTTGCGCGTGAAGTGGGTGTGACGGCCGAGAGCGCGGCCAAAGCGCAGAAACCGGAGACCGTCGAGCGTGCCGAGCCCAGTTTCAAGACCGCAACGCAACGGGAGGAACCCGTGTTGACGACCGTATCGACGAACTCGCAAGCGAGCATCGCTGGGATTCAGAATCGCGCGCAGGCCGTCGCGCAGTTGCGGGCGGTGGCGCGGTTTTTCCGGAGCACCGAGCCGCATAGCCCGGCTGCGTATCTGGCGGACAAGGCGGCGGAGTGGGCGGAGATGCCGTTGCATCAATGGCTGTCCACGGTGGTCAAGGACGACGGGTCGCTGGCGCATATCCGTGAACTGCTGGGCGTGAAGCCCGAAGAAGGCAAGTGAGTTTTCCGGCGGGCTGCCTGTGAAAGGCGGTGAAAGGGTAGCCCGTCGCATCCTCCAGATCCCCAACCTAAAGAAATCGCCTCGGCTTGCCGATATATGAGCTAGCCGGGGGAGCGTCGCTTTCCTGATGCCTTACGGCGTAGAAAGAAACTGGAAAGAGGCGCGATGACATCTGCAACTGCTGCATCGAAGGGCCGGGCGTGGCCTGAGCGCATTTTTGTGCGGTTCAAGGTGGCCGTGCTGCTCGGAGTCCTGACTGGATGCAGCGATGGCATTTCACAGTCGGACGTGCAATTCGTCGTAGCCGGGATGCCGGCCCAGTTCCAGTCGCTGCGCATGTACCACACCGTGCCTGACGACGCAGCACCTCTCGGCAGCTCGGCTGCTCACGCTGCTGTGCGGCTGCTGCAGGGTTGCGAAGCGATTCTCCGTTTGCCCGGTGGCGAAAAGCGCGAGGCGGTCACTCTCGGCAGCGACACCGCGGCCTCCTTCGATCTCGACGCCGTCCGCACCGCCGACGGATGGAGCGTGACCTCCGATGGTCTTTCCCCGCCAAGCGACAACCCCGTCGCATTTCGGACCCAGTTCACGAACTGCGTGAGTGCGATCCAGGACAAGTATCGGGCTGAACCGGATAAGGCGCCATTTTCGGCGTCGATGGTATTCAAGTAGTCGAGCACCGCAGATGGTTTTAAGTAGTTAAGTAGTGCAGATGATGTTTCTTAGGGGTGCAGGCGACGGCTTTGAGCTTTACCTCTTCGCCAGGCCCTAAAGCTTCGCGAAGCGAAGCCGATATCGTGGCAATGGACAACGAAAATTCCGGCAGAGAACCGTCCATAGGCGTATCACATCACCACTACGGGAGGAGAGCGTGTGCTGTTTCGCATGATGCGAGGTTGCGCGCGTAATGCTATGTTCAAACGCTTAACGATACAGAATGGGCTCACGCTCACGATCGCGGGCTATACGCTCGCGTTGATCGCCACGATGCTGGTCGCCGTGCTCGGTCTCAAGCAGAGCAACGATGCGCTTAAGCAGACATATGCGACCGATACGGTAGCGATCACCCATCTGAAGACGAGTTCCGAGCTGATGCTGCAGGTGCAGCTGGCGCTCGGCAACTACGAGACACTGTTTTCGATGGGTCGCGCAAGCGACGACCTGCTGGTAAAGGCGCGCGCCGTGCTCAAGGCGAGCGACGACAACTGGGCGGCGTACCTTGCAAAGCCGCGTAACGCTGAAGAGTCGCGCGCCGCCGATGCGGTGCAGGCAGCCCGCGCGGCCCTCATCAAGCAGGCACTTGAGCCCGAGTTCCAGCAACTCTCGCAAAACGACTATTACAAATTCCACACGACCCGCGGCGAGGCCGACCCGCTCAACGCCCGCTACGCGCAGGCGATGAACGCGCTCGAAGCGTTGCAGGTGGATCACCAGCAGGCGCGCTTCGAACAGGCGCAGGCGCAGTTTCATCGCCTGATGGTCGGTGCGGCGCTGATCGCACTCGCTGCGCTCGGCATTGGCCTGCTTGCCCGCGCCGTGCTGGCCTCAGTAATTGGACGCCCGCTCACCCGCATGCAATCGATGATGAGCGAGATCGCATCGAATCAGGACTTCACCCGCCGCGTTCCGGTGGGACGGATGGACGAGATCGGGCGCTCGATCGTCGCGTTCAACGAGATGATCGAGAAGATCCAGCAAAGCTCCGCGCTGCTCAAGCAGAAAACCGCGGACATCCAGGCGATGCTGCAGAACATTCAGCAGGGGATGTTGACCGTCGTCGGCGGCGCGCTGGTGCACGCCGAATACTCGGCCTACCTTGAGGCGATCTTCGAGACGAAGGACATCGCCGGGCGTCCGGTCATGGATCTGGTGTTCGACAACACTGATCTGAACTCCGATGTGCGCTCGCAGGTCGACGCCACGATTCAGGCCTGCATCGGCGAGGACGCGATCAACTTCACCTTCAACCAGCACCTGCTTGTGAACGAGGTCGCGAAGACGATGGCCGACGGCCGCGTGAAGACGCTCGACCTGAGCTGGTCGGCGATCACCGACGAGAACGACACCGTCATGCGTCTCATGCTGTGCGTGCGCGACGTGACCGAGCTGCGCCAGCTTGCCGCCGAGACGGGCGAGCAGAAGCGCCGGCTCGAGATGATTGGCGAGATTCTCGCGGTCAACGAGGAGAAGTTCCATAACTTCGTCGACAGCGCGACGGGCTTCGTCAACGAAAACGAGCGGATCATCCGCCAGCACACGCAGGCCGACAGCGAGGCGCTCGCCGAACTGTTCCGCAACGTGCACACGATCAAGGGCAACGCCCGAACCTACAGCCTGCAGCACCTGACGAGCATCGTGCACGAAACCGAGCGGCGCTACGACGCGCTGCGCCGCAACGATGTCAGCGAAGAGTGGAATCAGGAAGTGCTGATCGCGGACCTCGAGCGCGTGAAGGAAGCGATCGAGCGTTACAGGACGATCAACGATGTGAGCCTGGGCCGCAAGGACGGTGGACGTCGCGGCAGCGCCGAGCACTATCTGATGGTGGACCAGGGGCATATCCAGGAGAGCCTGCGCATTCTGGAGGCCGCCGACCCGGTCGACGTTCGCAGCCTGCAGACGATGCGCGATTCGGTGCACCGCAGCTTGCGCATCCTCGGCACCGAAACGATCGAGGACACGCTCTCGGGCGTGCTCGAATCGCTGCCGTCGCTTGCACGTGAACTCGGCAAGGAGCCGCCCATCGTACGTATCGACGACGATGGCTACCGCGTGAACAGGCAGGTGAGCAGCACGCTGAAGAACGTCTTCATGCACCTGATGCGCAACTCGGTCGATCACGGCATCGAGACTGCAGCCGCCCGCGCCGAGCAGGGCAAACCTGCGGCCGGCACGATCGTCATCGAAGCCGGCGTCGCCCGGGGCGCGCTGCAGATCACCATGAGCGACGACGGCCGCGGCCTCGCGCTCGGGCGGATTCGGGGCATCGCGAGCGCACGCGGCTGGCTCGACGACGACGCGCAACTGAGCGACGAGCTGGTCGCCGATTTCATCTTTCATCCGGGCTTCTCGACCGCTGAACGGATCACGGAAGTGTCCGGGCGCGGTGTCGGCATGGACGCAGTACGGGATTTCCTGAAGCGCGAGAACGGCAGCATCGAGCTGCGCTTCACGGACGACCGGCGCGGCGCCGACTATCGCCTGTTCGAGATCGTGGTCTGCCTGCCCGAGCGCTGCGCCGTGCACGGCGCAGGTGCGACGGACAGGAAAGAAGAGAAGCCGTTGCAGATCGACGCGTTGTCCGCTTGAACGACTTGGAGAAGGGCAGTGGTCGAACGATATGGAATCCTGATTGCCGGATTGGCGCTCGGCCTGCTGGCTGCGCTCGCGGTAGCGGTCGCATGGCGCGAGCGGCGCCGCGGTGCGCAGGCGCTCGCGCAACTGCGCGCTGAAGCCGAGGCGCACCACACGGCCGCACTCGCGCAAGCCGACGCTCGGCATCAGGAGCGGGCCGAACAGGAAAAGCGTGAGTACGAGTCGCTGGTTGCGGGGCTGCGCGATGACCTCGCCCAGCGGTCGGCGAGCGAGGACGATGCACGCGCGGCGCGCGCCGCCGTGCTCCAGTTCAAGGAGGAATGGGGGCGGCAGGCCGCATCTATCGCAGGCGAAGCGATTCGGCTCAGGGAACTCGCCGTGACGTTCGAGCGCTGGCACGAGCAGATGATCTCGCTGATGGAGCAGAACCAGGAGATGCACAGCAAGAATCAGGAGCTGTCGTCGATCGTCGCGCACGTGCTGATCGTCTCGCTGAACGCGTCGATCGAGGCGGCGCGTGCAGGCGCTGCCGGACGCGGCTTCTCGGTCGTCGCGAGCGAGGTGCGCACGCTCGCGTCGCGCTCGCAGGATCTGTCGAAGAGCTATCGGGACAGCCTGCATCGCAACGACCTGATCACGACCGCGACGTTCCAGGACATTCAGGCAGGCGGCAAGATGATCGTCGCGTCCCTCGGCAGCGTCGCGGCGCTCGCGAACCAGCTTCAGACCCAGCTCGAGCAGGCGGCGACGTGATTACCGAGCAAGCGAAAGACAGCATCGAGCGGATCTTCCGCCAGGCCGCGCGTCTGCGCCTGATGGTCGGCGCAGGCGACGCGTGCGACATCGTGCACGGGACGCCGCATGACGGCGCGGTGGACGGCGAGCTCATCGTGCTGACGATTTCATCGATTTCTTTCAGGCTCCTGCTGGTCCTGCATTTCGACAACGACGACGCGACGCGCGACTACTACCTCGGCAGTGGCGAGGCGACGCTCGAGGAAAGGCTGCTCGAAATCTGCAACCTGTGCTGTGGCGCAATGAACCAGCAGCTCGTCGGCTATTTTCCGGATCTCGGGATGTCGACGCCGTACGTGCTGAGCGGTCACTGCGTGTCGTATCTGGATCAGTTGAAGCCTGATTTCCTGGTGTCGTATCGCGTGACGGTCAACGGCGCCGTGCAACTCGGCGCGACGGTGTGCGTGTGCGCCGACGCGCCGCTCGACTTCGTCGCGACCGTCGCCGAGGTCACGGAACTTGCCGAGAGCGTCGGCGAGCTCGAACTTTTTTGATGTGTGAGGAAGGCAGCATGGACATGAACAAGCCGGTCAGCAAGGTACTCGTGCTCGACGACTGCCCGGCGCATACGGAAGCGATCAAGCGCTTCTGCGACGAGAACAACCTGGTTGGTTTGACGGTAAGGACGCATCGCCTGTCGGCGGTGCTGCGCTCGAACATCGATCTTGGCGCGATCCTGCTCGCGGAGAACTACGGTGGATCGCCCGCTGAGTGCGCGGCAATCGCGACGCGCATCGATGCGCTGCGCCCGGAATTGCCGATCATCCTGCGCCGCGACGAGCACGCGACGCTCGACGATCTGCCGCACGCGTTGCGCGAAGTCGTGTGCGCCGCGTACGTCGCGAGCGATATGGCGCCGCTGCGCCTCGCGATCGACGAGTACCTGTTCGTTCTGGATTATCCGAACGCGCTCGTGCGCGGCATTACCGAGATCACCGAGTTCAAACTGGCGAACCTGTTCCGCGATCTGACGGTGACATGGGACACCCCGTGCCTCGTGCGCGACCAGATCATCTACGGCGAGGTGTTCAGCCTGATCGCGCTTGAGAGCGACTGGTGCCGCGGCTACATGATGGTCCAGACCGACGAGCAGCCACTGCTCGAACTGCTCGGCCGCAAACAGACGAGCGATAGCGTTCCGGATTTTCGCGATCTCAACAGCGTGCTGGGGGAGCTGACGAACCTGATCTGGGGCGCGTTCAAGGACCGTTATCTCGGCAACGCGCAGGCCGCGCGCAGCCAGGTCCAGGTGCCGCTCATCATCAATCACAAACAGCGCTACATCTCGTTCGGCACGACCAACCCGCAACTGTGCTTCAAGTACCACGTGGTTGACGAGGCGTCGGGCCGCTCTGTCGTGTTCGATCAGCGTTTCATTTTCAACCTGAGCTGGTCGCCGGAAGATTTCGAGGAGGGCGCCGACGATGTCGACGCGCTCGTTGCGGCTGGCGAGCTGGATCTGTTTTGACAAATTGTCTGTCAACGATTTAAGAGGGAAACATCATGGCAAAAATTCTGGTGGTGGACGATTCGAGCACCGTGCGCGACGAAGTGGCGGGCTTCCTGAGAAAGAATGGCCTCGACGTGGACACGGCTGTCGACGGTAAGGACGGCCTCGCGAAGCTGCGCACGAGCCCGGGAACCCGGCTCGTGATCAGCGACGTGAACATGCCGAACATGGACGGCCTGACGATGGTCGAGAAGATCCGCGGCGAACTCGCGAATCAGACCGTCAACGTGATCATGCTGACGACGGAAAGCAGCCCGGCGATGAAGGAGCGTGGCAAGGCAGCGGGCGTGAAGGGTTGGATCGTCAAGCCGTTCAAGGGCGAAGTGGTTCTCGAGACGTTCCGTAAGCTCGCGGGCTGAGCGGTCTGTCGAGTTTCTTTATCGCCAGTGCGTCAGGCGCCCGCTCATGGAGCGGGCTGAAATACTACGACTGTCTGGACGAGGCGGGGTCAGTGGGGGATAGCGGGGCGTGCCGCGGCATTACGCACCGCCGCCGCCCAACCCTGCCCGGAACTCGATGCGCCGGTTTCTCGCCCGTCCATCGTTCGTATCATTGGAAGCAATCGGCTGATCCGGTCCAACGCCGGTGGTGGACAACTGCTGCGGCGCGATTCCCTTCGACACGAGATACCCCTTGACCGCGTCTGCGCGTGCCTGGCTCAAGGCGATATTCGACGTCCGGTTCCCCGCGTTATCCGTGTGCCCAATGATATCCACGGTGTTATTGGTCATCTTCGCCAGCACCGCGGCCATCTGATCGAGAATGGCCTTGCCTTGCGGCGTGAGCGTCGCGCTGCCGGTTTCGAACTCGATGGTCCGGTTAGCCAGCGTCTGGTCGAGCAGCCCTTGCTGCGAAGCGCTCACGCGCAGGCCGTTCTTGATGGTGTAAGTCGGGTTCAGCGAATTCGCCATATCGCTCGCCAATTGCTGACGTTGCGATTCGTTGCTCACTTCGCCCTTCACATCCACCTGCGTGCCGTCGATCTTCAACTGGCCCTTGCTGATCTGCTTCAACTGCGGCCCGATCAGCTTTTGCACATTGGCGGTCCAGTTGGGCGGCGTAGCGACATCGCCCACTTCGATCTGATCGACCACGTTGGCCGCGCCGTAGGTGTCGCGCAGGCGCTGCAACACGGCCGCCTTGGTGGCTTCGTCCGGCACCTTGCCACCCACCACCACCTGACCCGGCGTGGCGTTGGCAGGCGCGGGCATCTGACGGACCGCACCGGTACCTGCACCCGTGCTCGTCCCGCCCGCGCCAGGTGCCGCGCCGCCGGCCGAGGACTGCGCCGGCAGGACTGTCGTACGGATCTGGGTGCCGCTGTTATCGACCGGTGTCACGCTCGCCGGCCCCGAGCTATCGGCAAAGGCCCCTGCGCTGCTGAACATTCCGCCGAGCAGCGCTGCCAGTACAGCAGCAACGGGAACCGCGCGCGCGTGGCTCAAGAAGCGCGCCGGCGACATCGTCAAACGATCGGTTTTGGCAGGCATCGTCTTACTCCCCGGCGAAGGCTTCACGGAACGTGTCGATGCTGACGCGCAGCGACAGTTGCGGTTGGTCGAGGTAACTGACGAGCTTGCTGATCCCATGGTCGTTTTGTGCGTGATCGTCGATCCACTCGGGGTCGTCGATATCGATGTTATGTGCGGCGTAAGCCTGCGGGTCGACCACGCTATGCAGCGTCTTCGCCGAGGCGCCGTTAAAGCCGATCACGAGCCGCTCGCGCTGCGCCAGCGTGCCGATGAAAATCGCGAGTTCGAAATCGGCGCGCGAGACAAACGGCGCGATCAGTTCGAGCCAGAACGCGGCCACGAGGCTGCGATAGAACGGATCGTTCGGCAGCGGCAGCGTCAGCCCGCGTTCGAGATGCGACGAGCCGCTGTTCATCACCGGCCGCAGCAGCGAGCCGAGCGCCAGCATCGCGCCGCGCAGCCGCACCGGATGGCCGCTTGCCAGCAACATCTGTTCGAGGCCGGCGAGGGTCTGGTGCTCGACGAAATCGTTGAAGGTGCCGTCGTGCGGATTGTCCGGGCCACCGCCCACCTCGATCGGCACCTGCGTCTCGCCCAGCGCCTGCAATGCGCCGGCAGGCTCGCTCGGGCTCAATAGCGGCCGCATCTGCGCTGCCACCCGCGACCACAGCCGCGCAAACGCGAGCGGGCTGCGGGCCAGGAACGTCAGCGGCTTTTCGACTTCGAGCGCGGTTGCGGCAAGAAACGGAAAGCGACGCGACGACTGGTCGTGGCTCGCCATCATGTGTCCGGCAATCGCCAGCTTGCTGCGCGAGCCGAGGAAGGCGAAGTGCAACGGCTTGGCGCCTTCGTAGACGATCTTCCAGCGCGGATCGTCGGTGAGCAGCTCCATCGCTTCGGCGATCCAGCGGTCCAGCGTTTGCAGCAATTGCGGGTTATGCGCGCTCTTGACAAAGTCGCCGCGCGACGGAATCTTGCCGAAGTAGGCGATTTGCGCCTGTACGGTTTGCGTCATTGCGCACCCCCTGTATTCGAGTTCGCAGTCACAGCGGCATTCGGGTTCGCTTGCAGCGCGGCGGAACCGTTCGCCGAGGCCGGCGCGGGCGAACTGCCGCCTCCTGCCGGGCCGGCGGCTCCGGACGCGCCGGTCTGCGTGGCGTTGACCGAATTCGCCGCCGCGCTCACATCCGCCACCGAGGACGGCAGATGCAGGCCGCGCAGGCTTTGCTGCTGTGGCGCGTCGCCACTGCCGCTCGACGGCTGCGAGGTGCTGATGATGCGCATGCTCACCGCCACGGTCACGTTGCCCTGCGTCCACGACAGATCGAACGTGCCGTCCGGCTGGCGTTTGCGCTGCGCCGAGTTGATCAGCTTCTCCAGACCGTAGCGTCCCGGCTCGTTGACGAACTGGATCGTGCGGCCGTCGAAGGTGGTCGCGGACAGCGTCGCCCCCGGCGAGCCGGACGGATTCGGCCAGACAAAGTTGGTCCACTGGGGCGGCGTGT
The sequence above is drawn from the Paraburkholderia phenazinium genome and encodes:
- a CDS encoding Tar ligand binding domain-containing protein is translated as MFKRLTIQNGLTLTIAGYTLALIATMLVAVLGLKQSNDALKQTYATDTVAITHLKTSSELMLQVQLALGNYETLFSMGRASDDLLVKARAVLKASDDNWAAYLAKPRNAEESRAADAVQAARAALIKQALEPEFQQLSQNDYYKFHTTRGEADPLNARYAQAMNALEALQVDHQQARFEQAQAQFHRLMVGAALIALAALGIGLLARAVLASVIGRPLTRMQSMMSEIASNQDFTRRVPVGRMDEIGRSIVAFNEMIEKIQQSSALLKQKTADIQAMLQNIQQGMLTVVGGALVHAEYSAYLEAIFETKDIAGRPVMDLVFDNTDLNSDVRSQVDATIQACIGEDAINFTFNQHLLVNEVAKTMADGRVKTLDLSWSAITDENDTVMRLMLCVRDVTELRQLAAETGEQKRRLEMIGEILAVNEEKFHNFVDSATGFVNENERIIRQHTQADSEALAELFRNVHTIKGNARTYSLQHLTSIVHETERRYDALRRNDVSEEWNQEVLIADLERVKEAIERYRTINDVSLGRKDGGRRGSAEHYLMVDQGHIQESLRILEAADPVDVRSLQTMRDSVHRSLRILGTETIEDTLSGVLESLPSLARELGKEPPIVRIDDDGYRVNRQVSSTLKNVFMHLMRNSVDHGIETAAARAEQGKPAAGTIVIEAGVARGALQITMSDDGRGLALGRIRGIASARGWLDDDAQLSDELVADFIFHPGFSTAERITEVSGRGVGMDAVRDFLKRENGSIELRFTDDRRGADYRLFEIVVCLPERCAVHGAGATDRKEEKPLQIDALSA
- the tagF gene encoding type VI secretion system-associated protein TagF; the encoded protein is MTQTVQAQIAYFGKIPSRGDFVKSAHNPQLLQTLDRWIAEAMELLTDDPRWKIVYEGAKPLHFAFLGSRSKLAIAGHMMASHDQSSRRFPFLAATALEVEKPLTFLARSPLAFARLWSRVAAQMRPLLSPSEPAGALQALGETQVPIEVGGGPDNPHDGTFNDFVEHQTLAGLEQMLLASGHPVRLRGAMLALGSLLRPVMNSGSSHLERGLTLPLPNDPFYRSLVAAFWLELIAPFVSRADFELAIFIGTLAQRERLVIGFNGASAKTLHSVVDPQAYAAHNIDIDDPEWIDDHAQNDHGISKLVSYLDQPQLSLRVSIDTFREAFAGE
- a CDS encoding methyl-accepting chemotaxis protein; this encodes MVERYGILIAGLALGLLAALAVAVAWRERRRGAQALAQLRAEAEAHHTAALAQADARHQERAEQEKREYESLVAGLRDDLAQRSASEDDARAARAAVLQFKEEWGRQAASIAGEAIRLRELAVTFERWHEQMISLMEQNQEMHSKNQELSSIVAHVLIVSLNASIEAARAGAAGRGFSVVASEVRTLASRSQDLSKSYRDSLHRNDLITTATFQDIQAGGKMIVASLGSVAALANQLQTQLEQAAT
- a CDS encoding chemotaxis protein CheX; this encodes MDMNKPVSKVLVLDDCPAHTEAIKRFCDENNLVGLTVRTHRLSAVLRSNIDLGAILLAENYGGSPAECAAIATRIDALRPELPIILRRDEHATLDDLPHALREVVCAAYVASDMAPLRLAIDEYLFVLDYPNALVRGITEITEFKLANLFRDLTVTWDTPCLVRDQIIYGEVFSLIALESDWCRGYMMVQTDEQPLLELLGRKQTSDSVPDFRDLNSVLGELTNLIWGAFKDRYLGNAQAARSQVQVPLIINHKQRYISFGTTNPQLCFKYHVVDEASGRSVVFDQRFIFNLSWSPEDFEEGADDVDALVAAGELDLF
- the tssA gene encoding type VI secretion system protein TssA, which produces MPANITTLLEPVSETSPCGDDLLFSADFDAIQNARRFDDPSLDQGEWVTEIKEANWPFVVERSTSLLKTQTKDLRLAVWLTEGLALEEGITGLTDGYRLITGLSERYWDHLHPLPEGDDTEYRLGNVAWLVGRTAELLRAMPLTAAPADLYSTVDWEVATHVAQAVKRDPDHADDIARGKPSVEQIEASKRATPVPFYAGLLADLAAFEAAMLALEQELDRRAGDSAPSFRQAKDAYEGVYRLAERFAREVGVTAESAAKAQKPETVERAEPSFKTATQREEPVLTTVSTNSQASIAGIQNRAQAVAQLRAVARFFRSTEPHSPAAYLADKAAEWAEMPLHQWLSTVVKDDGSLAHIRELLGVKPEEGK
- a CDS encoding OmpA family protein, yielding MFSSAGAFADSSGPASVTPVDNSGTQIRTTVLPAQSSAGGAAPGAGGTSTGAGTGAVRQMPAPANATPGQVVVGGKVPDEATKAAVLQRLRDTYGAANVVDQIEVGDVATPPNWTANVQKLIGPQLKQISKGQLKIDGTQVDVKGEVSNESQRQQLASDMANSLNPTYTIKNGLRVSASQQGLLDQTLANRTIEFETGSATLTPQGKAILDQMAAVLAKMTNNTVDIIGHTDNAGNRTSNIALSQARADAVKGYLVSKGIAPQQLSTTGVGPDQPIASNDTNDGRARNRRIEFRAGLGGGGA
- a CDS encoding response regulator yields the protein MAKILVVDDSSTVRDEVAGFLRKNGLDVDTAVDGKDGLAKLRTSPGTRLVISDVNMPNMDGLTMVEKIRGELANQTVNVIMLTTESSPAMKERGKAAGVKGWIVKPFKGEVVLETFRKLAG